CAACCTATTATCTCATGTACTTTGATTGGTTTGGTTTCTGGACATTTGACAGCTGGTATCATCCTTGGTGGTACACTTCAACTTATGGCACTTGGTTGGGCTAACATCGGAGCTGCCGTAGCTCCTGATGCTGCACTTGCTGGTGTTGCTGCCGCAATCATCCTCATGAAATCTGGAGATTTCACTGAAGGTGCTATCTCAACTGCCGTTGGTGTTGCTATCCCTCTTGCCGTTGCTGGACTTTTCCTTACTATGATTGTTCGTACAATCTCGGTTGGTTTGGTTCACGGTGCGGATGCTGCCGCTAAACGTGGTGATTTCCGTGGTATGGAAATGACTCACTACATCGCTTTGTTCTTGCAAGGTATCCGTATTGCGATCCCTGCTGGTGCTTTGATGTTCATCCCTACTTCTGCTGTGCAAAATGCACTTCACGCACTTCCTGTTTGGTTCACTGGCGGTATGACTGTTGGTGGTGGTATGGTCGTTGCCGTAGGTTATGCGATGGTTATCAACATGATGGCTTCACGTGAAGTTTGGCCATTCTTCGCTCTTGGTTTCGCACTTGCTGCTATCACTAACTTGACATTGATTGCCCTTGGTACAATCGGTGTTGCAATTGCGTTAATCTACATCAACTTGTCTAAAATGGGTGGTTCTGGTAACGGAGGAGCTTCTGGCTCAACTGACCCACTTGGCGACATCTTGAACGATTATTAAGAAGGGAGAACATCATGTCTGAAAAAATTACATTAGATAAATCTGACCGTCGTAAGGTCTGGTGGCGTTCTCAATTCCTTCAAGGTTCTTGGAACTATGAACGTATGCAAAACTTGGGTTGGGCTTACTCTTTAATCCCAGCTATCAAAAAACTTTATACAACTAAAGAAGACCGTGCTGCTGCTCTTGAGCGCCACATGGAATTCTTCAATACTCACCCATACGTAGCTGCTCCTATCATCGGTGTAACTCTTGCCCTTGAAGAAGAACGGGCGAATGGTGCTGAAATTGATGATGTTGCTATTCAAGGGGTTAAGATTGGTATGATGGGTCCTCTTGCCGGTATCGGTGACCCTGTGTTCTGGTTTACAGTTCGTCCAATCCTCGGTGCCCTTGGTGCATCTCTTGCCCTTTCTGGTAACATCCTTGGTCCACTCATCTTCTTCGTTGCTTGGAACATTATCCGTATGGCTTTCTTGTGGTATGTTCAAGAATTTGGTTACAATGCCGGTTCTTCAATCACAAAAGACCTTTCTGGTGGTTTGTTGAAAGATATCACTAAAGGAGCTTCTATCCTTGGTATGTTCATCCTTGCAGTCTTGGTTGAACGTTGGGTATCAATCAACTGGACAGTTCAAGTTTCTTCTGTAAAACTTGCTGACGGTGCTTTCGTTAAATGGCCTAAAGGAAATGTTTCTGGTAGCCAACTTCACGAAATCATGGGACAAGTTGCTGGTGGACTTCCACTTGATGCAACTAAAGTTACAACACTTCAACAAAACTTGGATGGTTTGATTCCTGGTTTGACTGGTCTTCTTTTGACATTCTTCTGTATGTGGTTGTTGAAGAAAAAAGTTTCTCCAATCTTGATCATCGTTGCTTTGTTTATTATCGGTATTATTGCACGTTACTTCGGTATCATGTAATCATTATCATAGAAGAACTCGCATTATTGCGGGTTTTTTGTTATAATTGAGCTATGGTTAAATCATTAAATACACGCTCTGACTTTACTGCTAAAGGTATTGCTTATGTGGGCTTGGGAAATAGTTATGGACAATTTATGCTCGGCGATAAGGCTTTTGAGTTTTTTGATGAGCGCAATGTTTCTAATTTTATCCAAATTCCGTGGGATCAAATTGCTCTTGTTCAGGCTGATGTTTCTAAAAAAGGAAAAATCAGTCGTCATTTTACGGTTCAATTGATGAATCGTAAGTCACGCTTGCGTTTTTCTTCACCTGATTCAGGACATATTCTGCGTTTGATTCGTGATCAGATTGGAAATGAAAAGGTGGTACGTGCCCCTGGTTTCTTCCAATCTTTAAAGTCTGCTTTTACTTTTAAAAGAAAAACAAAAAACTCGTAGTTGCGAGTTTTCTTTTTATTTTCTTTTGACAAAGTGTAGGGCAAATGGTAAAATTATCAATAGAAACGGGTCTTGTGATGGTTTTCTAAGAGAGCTTGTGGTGCTGAGAACAGGCAAAACTGGATATTGACTTTCTATTTCTATTTAATTTGCTCATGAAAATGAGCACGTTTGGCTCGCGTTATGAGCTCTAGAGTTCTATTTGGACTAATTTTTGAATTAGTTTTTATAAAATAGATAATTTAGGTGGAACCGTGCTATGATAGCGCCCTAATTCTTCGGAAATAGGGGCGCTTTTTTTACTGACGTCTTTTCCGTCAGTGTTTTAGGAAACTTTTGGTTTTCGTCAGTAATATTTTTATTTAAAAAAGGAGAAACTTATGCTTGATGTAAGAAAAATTCGTGCTGATTTTGATGGTGTTGCTGCAAAATTGGCAACTCGTGGTGTTGAAAAAGAAAAGCTTGAAAAACTTCATGCCTTGGATATCAAACGTCGTGAATTGATTGTTAAATCTGAAGCGCTCAAGGCTGAACGCAACAGTGTTTCTGAGGAAATTTCTCAAATTAAACGTGCCAAAGGCGACGCAAGTGCCCAAATCTCAGCGATGCAAAAAGTGGCGGCTGAGGTCAAAACAATCGATGCTGATCTTGCTGAAATTGAAAAAGAATTGAACGACATCATCGTGATGCTGCCAAATCTGCCTCATGAAAGCACGCCAATTGGTGCGGACGAAGACGACAACGTTGAGGTACGCCGTGTTGGTACAGTGCCAACTTTTGATTTTGAACCTAAAGCGCATTGGGATTTGGGCGAAGATTTGGGCATTCTCGACTGGGAACGTGGGGGTAAGGTTACTGGCTCTCGTTTCCTTTTCTACAAAGGGGCTGGTGCTCGCTTGGAACGTGCAATTTACAACTTTATGTTGGATGAACACGCCAAAGAAGGCTATACAGAGATGATTACACCTTATATGGTTAATCAAGAGTCAATGTTTGGAACGGGGCAATATCCGAAGTTTAAAGAAGATACTTTTGAGTTGAAAGATGACCGTGGTTTTGTTTTGATTCCAACGGCTGAAGTGCCTTTGACCAACTACTACCGTGGTGAAATTTTGGAAGGTAGCGAATTGCCAATCAAATTCACAGCAATGAGTCCTTCTTTCCGCTCTGAGGCTGGTTCTGCTGGTCGTGACACACGTGGTTTGATTCGTTTGCACCAATTCCATAAAGTTGAAATGGTTAAATTTACTAAACCTGAACAATCTTATGATGAATTAGAAAAAATGACAGCAAATGCTGAAAATATTCTCCAAAAATTGGGGCTTGCTTACCGTGTTGTCGCTTTGTCAACAGGAGACATGGGCTTCTCTGCAGCAAAAACTTATGATTTGGAAGTTTGGATTCCTGCGCAAAATACTTACCGTGAGATTTCTTCTTGCTCAAACTGCGAAGATTTCCAAGCCCGTCGGGCGCAAATTCGTTACCGTGATGAAGATGGCAAGGTTCAACTTTTGCACACTTTGAACGGCTCTGGACTGGCGGTTGGACGTACTGTTGCGGCTATTTTAGAAAATTACCAAAATGCTGACGGATCAATCACTGTCCCTGAGGCACTCCGTCCTTACATGGGTGGACTTGAAGTGATCAAATAATCAAAGAGCTACTTATAGTAGCTCTTTTTCTGTTTCAGAGAAAATGCTGACGAATTCTCATTTTTTGACAAAAGTTTACGTAAGTGCTATTATGGGAAGAACTTTACAAAGGAGCGCTTATGGACAGAATATTTCCAGAAAAATTGAAAAAAGGTGATGAAATTCGCGTGATTTCACCTTCTTCTTCTTTGATCAGAACAGGCCGCTTTGAGGACAAGCTCAAAGCCAAGGAACGCCTTGAAGCGCTAGGTTACAAAGTCACTTTTGGTGCCCATATTTTAGAAAATGATTTGCTCTCTTCAAGTTCAATTGCTTCACGCGTCAGTGACTTTCATGCGGCATTTGCTGATTCCAACGTCAAGGCTGTGCTTTGCACTATTGGCGGTTTTAATAGCAATGAATTACTGCCCTATATTGACTGGGAAATCGTGCGCCAAAACCCTAAAATTTTCTGTGGTTTTTCGGATATTACGGTACTTCATCAGGCCATTTTTTCTAAAACGGGTTTGGTCACTTACTATGGTCCAGGTTATATTGCTTTCTTGATGGATGAATTACAAGATTTCCAAACGGCGCAGTGGCTAAAAGCAGTCGCAGGTCCGTCGACTTATCCTTTAAGTTCCAGTGAGGTTTATACCAGCGATGCTTGGTATGATCCAACGCAAGCACGAAATCCTCTTCCTGCAAGTTGGAAAATATACAATCACGGCACGGCTTCTGGACCAAGCTTGGGTGGCAATCTCAATACCTTGATGCTCGTGACAGGAACTTCTGCGCAAGTCAAGCTCACAAGTCCGATTGCCTTTTTAGAAAATGCCGAAGGCGAAGACCTTTATGATTGGGATCGTGAACTTGCTCATTTCCTACAAGTTTATCCTGATACTGCAGGATTAGTCATTGGTCGCTTTCCCAAAGAAGAGGGAATGACCGAGGAGATTCTGTGGTTTATTCTCGATAAATATCCCCTTTTACAGCGCATCCCCGTCATTTATGATGTTGACTTTGGTCACACCCAACCTATTTTTACTTTTCCCTTAGGAGGTGAAGTTCACATCACAACCGAGCCTTTGAAACTAGAAATCCTTAAAGGATAAGCATTTGTAAGGAGTTTACTATGACAGAAATTTATTTTATTCGCCACTCATTGCGCGACTCAGCAGCCTATGACGATATGGACGTCCCTCTCACTGATGAAGGAGAAAAAAGGGCATTGGTCTTAGCAGAGGCTTTTGAACCAGTTGCTCTTGATCAGATTTACTCAAGCCCTTTTTTGCGCTCTGTCCGAACCGTCCAGCCTCTAGCCGAGGCTAAAGCGCTTGATATTCAACTTCTAAGCGCTCTACGTGAAAGAAATGTCGGCCCGTGGATTGATGATTTTTGGAGTTTTGCTCAGATGCAGTGGCAAGATTTCGATTATAAGCTCGCACAAGGAGAATCCCTGCGTGAGGTTCAAGAGCGGAATATTAGGTCTGTCAAGCAAATTCTTTCAGACTCTGTCAATCAAAAAATTGCAGTAGGAACGCATGGAACCTCCCTTTCAACCATTCTTAATTTTTATCAACCCGACTTCCAATTCAATGATTTCAAAGCTTTAGCAGGAAAAATGCCCTACGTCATTAAAATGGATTTTGATGGACAGCGCTACCTCTCTCATCAAGAAATTCCGATTGATTATGAATAAAAAAAGTTACTGACTAAACTGTCAGTAACTTTTTATTTTTTTAAAGCTCAATAATATTTCCAGAGTTGAGATAAACAATCCACTCACAGAGATTGACTGCATAGCCCGTGATACGCTCTAAGTAAACCAACGTCAGCAAATATTCCTTCCCTGTCGTGACCGTTTCTGAGTTTTCCTTCATCCCTTCAAGAATTTTTTCTTGAATCTCATGGCTCATATTTTTGATGACATTTTGACGTTCTGCAACTTCGTGCGCCCGTGTATCATCGCCTTGAATGTAGGCATTGAGCGAAGCATCAACAATCGATTTCACTTTTTCGCCAAGCAAGCTAATGTCTTCTTCAACAACAGAAATTCGTTCTTCACCTTTCAGCGAAATTGTCGCCTTGGCAATAGATGCCACGTGGTCACCCATACGCTCCAAGTCTGATGATGCTTTTAAAACTGTAATAATCGTCCGTAAATCGCTAGAGACCGGCTGTTGG
The DNA window shown above is from Lactococcus sp. S-13 and carries:
- a CDS encoding PTS system mannose/fructose/sorbose family transporter subunit IID, which produces MSEKITLDKSDRRKVWWRSQFLQGSWNYERMQNLGWAYSLIPAIKKLYTTKEDRAAALERHMEFFNTHPYVAAPIIGVTLALEEERANGAEIDDVAIQGVKIGMMGPLAGIGDPVFWFTVRPILGALGASLALSGNILGPLIFFVAWNIIRMAFLWYVQEFGYNAGSSITKDLSGGLLKDITKGASILGMFILAVLVERWVSINWTVQVSSVKLADGAFVKWPKGNVSGSQLHEIMGQVAGGLPLDATKVTTLQQNLDGLIPGLTGLLLTFFCMWLLKKKVSPILIIVALFIIGIIARYFGIM
- the phoU gene encoding phosphate signaling complex protein PhoU; this encodes MLRTQFEEDLNKLHNQFYSMGTQVSAQLNKAVRAFVSHDRSLAEQVIDGDHAINEQEKSLENQSLEMIALQQPVSSDLRTIITVLKASSDLERMGDHVASIAKATISLKGEERISVVEEDISLLGEKVKSIVDASLNAYIQGDDTRAHEVAERQNVIKNMSHEIQEKILEGMKENSETVTTGKEYLLTLVYLERITGYAVNLCEWIVYLNSGNIIEL
- a CDS encoding histidine phosphatase family protein; this translates as MTEIYFIRHSLRDSAAYDDMDVPLTDEGEKRALVLAEAFEPVALDQIYSSPFLRSVRTVQPLAEAKALDIQLLSALRERNVGPWIDDFWSFAQMQWQDFDYKLAQGESLREVQERNIRSVKQILSDSVNQKIAVGTHGTSLSTILNFYQPDFQFNDFKALAGKMPYVIKMDFDGQRYLSHQEIPIDYE
- the serS gene encoding serine--tRNA ligase → MLDVRKIRADFDGVAAKLATRGVEKEKLEKLHALDIKRRELIVKSEALKAERNSVSEEISQIKRAKGDASAQISAMQKVAAEVKTIDADLAEIEKELNDIIVMLPNLPHESTPIGADEDDNVEVRRVGTVPTFDFEPKAHWDLGEDLGILDWERGGKVTGSRFLFYKGAGARLERAIYNFMLDEHAKEGYTEMITPYMVNQESMFGTGQYPKFKEDTFELKDDRGFVLIPTAEVPLTNYYRGEILEGSELPIKFTAMSPSFRSEAGSAGRDTRGLIRLHQFHKVEMVKFTKPEQSYDELEKMTANAENILQKLGLAYRVVALSTGDMGFSAAKTYDLEVWIPAQNTYREISSCSNCEDFQARRAQIRYRDEDGKVQLLHTLNGSGLAVGRTVAAILENYQNADGSITVPEALRPYMGGLEVIK
- a CDS encoding mannose/fructose/sorbose family PTS transporter subunit IIC; protein product: MSAITIVLIIIIAFLAGLEGILDQFQFHQPIISCTLIGLVSGHLTAGIILGGTLQLMALGWANIGAAVAPDAALAGVAAAIILMKSGDFTEGAISTAVGVAIPLAVAGLFLTMIVRTISVGLVHGADAAAKRGDFRGMEMTHYIALFLQGIRIAIPAGALMFIPTSAVQNALHALPVWFTGGMTVGGGMVVAVGYAMVINMMASREVWPFFALGFALAAITNLTLIALGTIGVAIALIYINLSKMGGSGNGGASGSTDPLGDILNDY
- a CDS encoding S66 family peptidase, coding for MDRIFPEKLKKGDEIRVISPSSSLIRTGRFEDKLKAKERLEALGYKVTFGAHILENDLLSSSSIASRVSDFHAAFADSNVKAVLCTIGGFNSNELLPYIDWEIVRQNPKIFCGFSDITVLHQAIFSKTGLVTYYGPGYIAFLMDELQDFQTAQWLKAVAGPSTYPLSSSEVYTSDAWYDPTQARNPLPASWKIYNHGTASGPSLGGNLNTLMLVTGTSAQVKLTSPIAFLENAEGEDLYDWDRELAHFLQVYPDTAGLVIGRFPKEEGMTEEILWFILDKYPLLQRIPVIYDVDFGHTQPIFTFPLGGEVHITTEPLKLEILKG
- a CDS encoding DUF956 family protein, encoding MVKSLNTRSDFTAKGIAYVGLGNSYGQFMLGDKAFEFFDERNVSNFIQIPWDQIALVQADVSKKGKISRHFTVQLMNRKSRLRFSSPDSGHILRLIRDQIGNEKVVRAPGFFQSLKSAFTFKRKTKNS